In Spinacia oleracea cultivar Varoflay chromosome 5, BTI_SOV_V1, whole genome shotgun sequence, a single window of DNA contains:
- the LOC110777821 gene encoding protein FAR1-RELATED SEQUENCE 5-like translates to MDEVETLFHEKFHNREELIQKARQFYAAKGYGLSIRDSKKDKYVVLCCDRGGKYRNRGKISIDNRKKITCTRLINCPFELQAKLVGGEFWRLEINNNNHNHDPSEDMSGHPSSRCLTKEEIKDIEKMSLAGIQPRQIISSLRQKNPNLQAVARTIYNLKSKIQKESLGNRSLIQALFEELEQGGFTFTYVKDDRGHLTHVFFAHPRSIMLAKRYSTVFVMDCTYKTNKYGMPLLDIIGMTSLNKSFYAAFVLLRSEKEEDYVWDLKNFSSMLGLNCQPQVIVTDRELALISAINIVFPETTHLLCVWHIQKNIVVKCK, encoded by the coding sequence ATGGATGAAGTAGAAACATTATTTCATGAGAAGTTTCACAATCGTGAAGAACTTATTCAAAAAGCAAGACAATTTTATGCGGCAAAAGGGTATGGATTATCTATTAGAGACTCTAAGAAGGATAAATATGTTGTGCTTTGTTGTGATAGAGGTGGTAAGTATCGCAATAGGGGAAAAATTTCCATAGACAATAGAAAAAAGATAACTTGTACCCGACTTATAAATTGTCCCTTTGAACTTCAAGCGAAACTGGTTGGAGGAGAATTTTGGAGATTAgagataaataataataatcataatcatGACCCTTCAGAAGACATGTCTGGTCATCCTTCATCTCGTTGTCTGACCAAGGAAGAAATAAAAGACATTGAAAAAATGTCATTGGCCGGAATTCAACCACGCCAAATTATTTCCTCATTGCGACAAAAGAACCCTAATCTTCAAGCTGTAGCTCGAACGATATACAATTTGAAATCCAAAATTCAGAAAGAGAGTTTGGGCAATCGTTCTCTAATTCAAGCTCTCTTTGAAGAACTTGAACAAGGAGGTTTCACATTTACTTATGTGAAAGACGATAGAGGTCATTTAACCCATGTGTTTTTCGCTCACCCAAGATCAATCATGCTAGCTAAAAGATATTCCACTGTATTTGTGATGGATTGCACTTATAAGACTAATAAGTACGGCATGCCATTACTTGACATTATTGGAATGACAAGTTTGAACAAGTCATTTTATGCTGCCTTTGTTCTTTTACGAAGTGAGAAAGAAGAGGACTATGTTTGGGATTTGAAAAATTTTAGTAGTATGTTAGGATTAAATTGTCAACCACAAGTCATTGTTACTGATCGGGAATTGGCGTTAATAAGTGCTATAAATATTGTATTTCCCGAAACCACTCATCTATTATGTGTTTGGCACATCCAAAAAAATATAGTTGTCAAATGCAAATGA